From the genome of Vicia villosa cultivar HV-30 ecotype Madison, WI linkage group LG2, Vvil1.0, whole genome shotgun sequence, one region includes:
- the LOC131654066 gene encoding NADH dehydrogenase [ubiquinone] flavoprotein 2, mitochondrial, translated as MLARLAANRLNEIRQIFRQPARVFSTALNYHLDSPDNNPNLPWEFNNANKEKVKEILSHYPSNYKQSAVIPLLDLAQQQHGGWLPVSAMDAVAKVIEVAPIRVYEVATFYSMFNRSKVGKYHLLVCGTTPCMIRGSRGIEEALLKHLGVKRNEVTPDGFFSVGEMECMGCCVNAPMITVADYSNGSEGYTYNYFEDVTPEKVVEIVEKLRKGEKPPHGTQNPQRIRSGPEGGNTTLLSDPKPPPCRDLDAC; from the exons ATGCTGGCACGCTTAGCCGCAAATCGTCTCAACGAGATCCGTCAGATTTTCCGTCAG CCAGCGAGGGTTTTCTCAACCGCTCTCAACTAT CATCTTGACTCTCCGGACAATAACCCCAATCTTCCGTGGGAATTCAACAATGCCAACAAAGAAAAG GTGAAGGAGATTTTATCTCACTATCCATCAAACTATAAGCAATCTGCTGTGATCCCTCTGCTGGATCTTGCACAGCAACAGCATGGAGGCTGGCTTCCTGTTTCCGCAATGGATGCG GTGGCTAAGGTTATAGAGGTTGCTCCTATTCGGGTATATGAGGTTGCCACATTTTATTCAATGTTCAATCGATCTAAG GTTGGCAAATATCATCTATTGGTCTGTGGAACTACACCTTGTATGATACGTGGTTCACGAGGTATTGAAGAAGCATTATTGAAACACTTAGGAGTGAAACGAAATG AAGTTACACCAGATGGTTTCTTTTCTGTTGGAGAAATGGAATGCATG GGATGCTGTGTGAATGCTCCAATGATTACAGTGGCTGATTACTCTAATGGTTCAGAAGGATATACTTATAATTATTTT GAAGATGTAACCCCAGAGAAAGTGGTTGAGATAGTTGAAAAGCTGAGAAAGGGCGAGAAGCCACCG CATGGCACACAAAATCCACAACGGATTAGGAGTGGACCTGAAGGGGGAAATACTACATTGTTAAGTGATCCCAAACCTCCTCCATGCCGTGACCTGGATGCCTGCTGA